Below is a genomic region from Paenibacillus rhizovicinus.
ATGGTAATTTGTGAAAATCCGAAACATAAACAAAAACAAGGATAAAGGAGGGATAACTTTACATGGCACGTATTGCTGGTGTAGACTTACCGCGTGATAAACGCGTTGTCATCGCGCTGACGTACATCTTCGGTATTGGCAGAACGACTGCTAATAAAATCTTGAGCACGACTGGTATTAGCGAAAATACTCGTGTTCGCGATCTGACGGAAGATGAAGTGAGCCAACTTCGCGAAACAATCGATAAAACGGTTAAAGTGGAAGGCGACCTTCGCCGCGAAATTTCCCTTAACATCAAACGTCTGATCGAGATCGGCTGCTACCGTGGCGTTCGTCACCGTCGTGGACTTCCGGTTCGTGGTCAACGGACGAAAACAAATGCTCGTACGCGTAAAGGTCCTCGTCGGACTGTAGCGAACAAGAAGAAAT
It encodes:
- the rpsM gene encoding 30S ribosomal protein S13 — protein: MARIAGVDLPRDKRVVIALTYIFGIGRTTANKILSTTGISENTRVRDLTEDEVSQLRETIDKTVKVEGDLRREISLNIKRLIEIGCYRGVRHRRGLPVRGQRTKTNARTRKGPRRTVANKKK